AGCTACCAAATCCTCGGAGCCGCCTTCGAGGTCTACAACCAAATGGGCAGCGGCTTCTTGGAAGCTGTCTATCAAGAATGTCTAGAGATCGAGTTCCGCGAGCGCAATCTTCCTTTTCTTTCACAGAAGCCTTTGGAGCTGAACTACAAATCAAAGCCACTGGAAGCAAAGTACATTCCTGATTTCATCTGCTACGAAAAAATCATTGTAGAAATCAAAGCGGTCACCGAACTGAACAGCAATCATCGTGCTCAGGTACTCAACTATCTCAAAGCGACAGGTTACCAGTTGGGCCTGCTCATCAACTTTGGGAAACATGGCGGGTTGGAATCGGAGCGAATTCTGTGGAACTAGCTCTTTGTTGACTCTCCTAAACTGTCAACGAATAGCACGAATTTCACGAATGATTGTTGGACACCCAAGCAGTAGAAATGAACCTCCATAGATACTTAAGAAATGTCAGAGGATTCTATTTTCGAGAACAAAGCGAAGGATTATTCGTGAGATTCGTGTAATTCGTTGACAAAAAAGAAGTGACCTATGCTAGCCAAACTTCACACCTATTCCCTCCTCGGCATCGACGCTCTTCCCGTGGAAGTTGAGGTCGATGTCTCGCCCGCGGCAATGCCCAAGACGGTACTCGTCGGCTTGCCGGAGGCTGCCGTGAAGGAAAGCGTTCACCGTGTCGAGCGAGCATTGGTGAACAGCGGTTTTGTTCGTCCCGATAACCGTGTCGTTGTGAACCTTGCGCCGGCTGATCTTCCCAAGCAGGCAGCTTCGTTTGATCTGCCGGTGGCCTTGGGAATGCTCGCTGCTAGTGGGCAATTTGAGTCAGACATCCTCAGCCGCTATGCCGTGGTAGGGGAGCTGGCGCTTGATGGAAATACTCGCCCAGTGAAGGGTGCCCTATCCATGGCAATGGCTGCCGCGAAGCAGCCAGGCATCGAGACTATTCTTGTCCCTTACGACAACGCGCCCGAGGCAGCGGTCGTGGAAGGTGTCGAAGTGATCGCCGTGGAGAGTCTTAGCCAAGCCGCGGCATTTCTATCCGGCCGTCTGCCGCTCGAACCGACCCCCTCGAAGGTCGAGAAGATGTTCGAAGAACTCGACTGGTACGAGGAAAACTTCGCCGACGTCCGTGGCCAAGAACTCGCCAAACGAGCTGTGATGTTGGCCGCAGCTGGCGCGCATAATTTGCTAATGGTTGGGCCACCAGGTGCCGGCAAAACGATGCTGGCCAAACGAGTGCCAACGATCCTCCCGCGGCTCACTGCTGACGAGTCGATCGAAACCACTCGTATTTATAGCGCGATGGGGAAGCTCCCTGCAAGCCGCCCGTTGATGGTCCGCCGTCCTTACCGAGCCCCGCATCACACGATCAGTAACGCCGGACTCGTCGGCGGTGGATCGATTCCTTCACCCGGTGAAATCAGCCTTGCACATAACGGCGTCCTGTTCTTAGACGAGTTGCCAGAGTTCAACCGTCAAACCTTAGAGGTACTCAGGCAACCTCTCGAAGACGGGCACGTTTCGATCAGCCGCGCGTTGCGATCAACCGAGTTCCCCGCAGACTTCATGCTCCTCGCGTCGTTGAATCCGTGCCCGTGCGGTTATCGGAATGATCCACGACGGGAATGCCATTGCAGTAGCCCTCAGATTGAAAGGTACATGAGTAAAATTTCAGGGCCCCTACTAGACCGTATCGATTTGCATCTCGAAGTCGCCGCAGTACCGTTCAACGAACTCGCCAGTGGGCCACCTGGAACCACAAGCGAGCAGATGCGCGAGCAAGTCGAATCCGCCCGCGAGGTCCAGGCGAAACGCTTCGCCGGCACGAACATCCGCAGCAACGCCCAGATCACCAGTCGTCAGTTGCGCGAACTGTGCCAACTCGACGACGCAGGTAAACAGCTACTTCAGGCCAGCGTCAACGAAATGGGCCTCTCCGCAAGAGCCCACGACAAAGTCCTCCGCGTCGCCCGCACAATTGCCGACGTCGAAGGAGCCACCGACATCAAAAGCGAACACGTCGCTGAGGCGGTCAACTACCGCATGCTTGATCGGCAATTCTGGACGTGACCGATGTGGTTAGCCTGAATTCTGGCCACGGATTGCACGG
The genomic region above belongs to Lacipirellulaceae bacterium and contains:
- a CDS encoding YifB family Mg chelatase-like AAA ATPase — translated: MLAKLHTYSLLGIDALPVEVEVDVSPAAMPKTVLVGLPEAAVKESVHRVERALVNSGFVRPDNRVVVNLAPADLPKQAASFDLPVALGMLAASGQFESDILSRYAVVGELALDGNTRPVKGALSMAMAAAKQPGIETILVPYDNAPEAAVVEGVEVIAVESLSQAAAFLSGRLPLEPTPSKVEKMFEELDWYEENFADVRGQELAKRAVMLAAAGAHNLLMVGPPGAGKTMLAKRVPTILPRLTADESIETTRIYSAMGKLPASRPLMVRRPYRAPHHTISNAGLVGGGSIPSPGEISLAHNGVLFLDELPEFNRQTLEVLRQPLEDGHVSISRALRSTEFPADFMLLASLNPCPCGYRNDPRRECHCSSPQIERYMSKISGPLLDRIDLHLEVAAVPFNELASGPPGTTSEQMREQVESAREVQAKRFAGTNIRSNAQITSRQLRELCQLDDAGKQLLQASVNEMGLSARAHDKVLRVARTIADVEGATDIKSEHVAEAVNYRMLDRQFWT
- a CDS encoding GxxExxY protein → MTTILHKQESYQILGAAFEVYNQMGSGFLEAVYQECLEIEFRERNLPFLSQKPLELNYKSKPLEAKYIPDFICYEKIIVEIKAVTELNSNHRAQVLNYLKATGYQLGLLINFGKHGGLESERILWN